The following proteins are co-located in the Manihot esculenta cultivar AM560-2 chromosome 9, M.esculenta_v8, whole genome shotgun sequence genome:
- the LOC122724612 gene encoding putative uncharacterized protein DDB_G0290521, which translates to MWKKLGLPRPIPSDSDDEARDTPPPATTSTETPPATGTETGRTDSPAVQTYHRQRKWPRTPTPPPPSTSPITPTANPKGETPPEATTSSGHGQKRPRTQSPPPPPISEPEPETTIATHPTGHEEGDAPTEVPSNLPTDAPTSMPSDFTSNLLSAMPSGVPTDVPTDTPTDLPSDTLSDMPSNLPSDLPKPVYPDHIVKALTFNKISERTRLVKVSSLPYHPGPVTPRHERVFRRKKATTNTTTQQPTSIAAPTDKTAQETGFGREVDLLYDS; encoded by the exons atgtggaagaaactagGGCTGCCGAGGCCCATCCCCTCCGACAGTGATGACGAAGCGCGGGACACCCCTCCACCAGCCACCACCAGCACTGAAACACCACCGGCCACTGGAACAGAGACAGGACGCACCGACTCACCGGCTGTCCAGACATATCACCGGCAAAGGAAATGGCCAAGAACGCCGACACCACCTCCACCGTCCACATCCCCAATAACCCCGACGGCGAACCCTAAGGGCGAAACGCCACCAGAGGCCACCACTTCCTCCGGCCACGgccagaaacggccaagaactcAGTCGCCACCTCCACCGCCGATATCAGAGCCAGAACCAGAAACCACCATTGCCACACATCCCACAGGACATGAGGAAGGCGATGCACCCACTGAAGTGCCCAGCAATTTGCCCACTGATGCGCCCACTAGTATGCCCAGTGATTTCACCAGCAATTTGCTAAGCGCTATGCCTAGCGGTGTGCCCACTGATGTGCCCACTGATACGCCCACAGACTTACCAAGCGACACACTCAGTGATATGCCCAGcaatttgcccagcgatttgcccaagccAGTATACCCAGATCACATCGTTAAAGCCCTGACGTTCAACAAAATTTCTGAGCGCACCAGGCTGGTTAAAGTTTCATCTCTACCATATCACCCAG GTCCAGTAacaccacgccatgagcgtgtttTCAGAAGGAAGAAGGCCACCACAAACACCACCACTCAGCAGCCAACCTCCATAGCAGCACCTACAGATAAGACAGCACAGGAAACAGG GTTTGGTCGTGAAGTAGATTTGCTTTACGATTCATAA